The genomic segment TTTTCTCTCCGCCAAGAATGGTCCACTTAATTTCATAGTTAAGCGGTCTTGGCAAGTGCTCTAAAAGAGGCCTGCCTAAAAGGAAAAGTTCTCTGGCCCTATGGACCTGAAGCTTTATCAGTTGTTTAAAGTTAGTATTAATTTTCTTTAACTCAAAATCATTTTCATTCACCCCGAAACTTTTCATCTCCTCAAGAGGAATATATATTCTTCCTTTTGCATAGTCTATGCAGACATCCTGGTAAAAGTTGGTAAGCTGAAGCGCCGTACATATTTTGTCGGATAATAAGGCAAGGCCAGGATCTCTTTCACCGAAGAGTTCAAGTATAATTCTTCCTACGGGGTTAGCCGAATAGCGGCAGTAGTCAAGAAGTCCATCAAATGTATTGTACCTTTTTACCTCAACATCCTGCCTGAAGGCCTTAAGGAGGTCAAAAAAGTAAGATGGGGTCAACTGCATTTCATTTATTGTACTGCTTAAAGCCCGGTAGAACGGGTTATTTCCTTTGTCCTCCAAAGCAAACTTAAGGTTTGACTCCATCTCGTTTAAGGCCGAGATCCTTTTCGCAGGCAGGACGTCACCCTCGTCTGCCAGATCGTCCGCCATTCGGGCATACTTATAAATAACCGCAACATGCTTCCTTAGTCTACGGGGAACGAAAAGCGAGACGACAGGAAAGTTTTCATAGTGCGATGAAGCTGCTTCAAGTGAAGTCTTATATTCTTTTTGTAATTCTTTATTATCCAATATCTTATAACTATCCGAATGTTTAATAATGAGGCTCATAAAAGCCGGATAAAAACGCCCTTCTAATTTAGTGTATGTTTGCATTTAAAGCAAAATTACACGCCTGGTGCTGTGAATTCTTTCAGTGACAGCCGTCACAATAGTCCCGGGCCTGAGTCTGAAAAAGTTGCGGGGGTCACAAATTCGGTTACATTTAATATAAAGGGATGTACCCGGATACAGCTAAATTAAGACACGCTGCTACTTACAAAAAGAGATGACAAATTATGAATATCAGAGGGATCCTTTTAATAATTATTTCATTGCTGCTTACCAACATACTCTTACTGGCACAAACCGACGAGACGGAAAAAATTGAATACTATCAGATGGAGCCATATAACGACAGCCTGTTTGTCAAGATACAGGAAGAAGTCTTTATAGATCCGCCTGATCCGAAGGCCGAGATAATTGTGGATTTAAGGGACGCAAACAATCAGACTGTTTCAATTAAAGGTGCCTTATACCCATTTTTATCTTTTACACCAGAGACGCGCGCAAAAATTATGACTTATCCATTCAAGATAAATCTGCTGGACGATATCAATTTCGGGAGTGTTTTTACGCGCGTTATAAGCAAGATCAGGATGAATAAGATTGTTGAGCCCCCGAGGAAAAACCAGATTGCCTCGACGCTGTTTTACGTTAATCCGTACCTGCAAATCTACGGCTGGGAAAGGTTCGGCATTCCATTTAAGGACGACCTTGGAATTTCCGTAGGATTCGGGACCCCATATTCCGCCCCTTTGGAGACAAACTTTGCAGAGGCAAATGTCCATATTCTGGGCTTCTACGGCGGGGCTTTTACAAATATGGAGCCTATAATAGAGCCGAAATTCTTCCGCAACCCGCTAATTGCAACAACCGGCTATCAGGTGGGTTATGTAATTCCGCTCGGAAATTTCTTTGAATTTAATTATCAGAGGACTGTGGAGGACTTAAGTAAAGATTATATTTCCACAATAATAAACGGCGACAGCCTGAAGCAGCTAAAGCTCATGCACGGCTCGTATTTCAACTGGGAATTCCGGTATCCTTTCAGGACCTTAGGCAGCAGCCGAGCAAAGCTTTATGTGGCTAAATATCAAAATGAGATCCACGTAGGTTATATGGGACGGGAATTATCACTGGCCGGGAGCACTTTTGACTTCAGATTCGACGCACTGGTAGAGACACACGACAGAAGGCACCAATATGCGCTTGATATACTGGTTCAGAGGGTTGCTTCGGGCTGGGGCTTTAGTACACTTGCCCTTGGCCCCAGCATAGTAATGGCAAGGGATCACGACGGGCATTTCGGCTTCATGACGTTCTTTATAAATGCCAGGCTGAAGGTAGGAACTTCACTTTAGAAGTTGAGCGATCTATCCTGCAATTGCCAGGAAGATGATATAAACGGCAAATATTACGGCAAAAACCGCAGCTATTTTGAGCAATCCTCCGGCAATTTTTCTGGCTTTAAGCCCGGCTTTTTCATAGGCGGAAGATTCATAATTAAAGCCCGCCTGCTTTTCACCTTCAGGCACAACAACTTCCTTTTTTTCTCCGTTTTCATAAAGAATCCTGGCCTTAAGTTTACCAGATTCATCGAAGAGGAGGTTTTCGCCGTGTTTTTTGCCAGTGACAAAGTTAATTTTCTCCTTCAGCTTTCCGTCTTTAAAGAAAATCTGCGTCGAGCCGTGGTCTTTACCGGCAGAGTAGTTTTTTTCTCCCAGGAGCTGGCCGTTTTCGTAATAAAACCTTGAAGGCCCGTCGGGGACGCCGTTTTTATAAGACCACTCCCCTTTGAGCATGCCGCTTTTGTAGTAAGTGGTCTTTTTCCCTTCAATTTTGTCGTCTACCAGTGTTTGATTTTCTCTTAGGGGGCCGGATTTGTAGAAAATTTTGGTTGGGCCGTTTTTCCTTCCGCCACAGTAGGAGACCTCAGCTTTTAGTTCCCCGTCCTCGTAATAATACTTAGCATCTCCGGAGATGAGGTCATCCTGGTACTGGATATCGCTTTTCAGTATACCGCTTTCAAAGTAAGTTCTTGAAGGGCCTTCTTTCTTCCCCGCCTTAAAGTAAGAAAGCTCCATTAAGCGGCCATCCGTGTAGTAAATTCTAGACTCCCCATCCGGAAGCCCGTTTTTGTAGCTGGTTTCTTCTCTTATGTTCCCGTTTTCGTAATAGGTTGTAAAAATGCCGTCATATACCATAAAGCTGTACCGGAAATTGTTGGGGAAATTGGTTTACGAGTGTAAAAATTTAAGATTTCAAAAAAAAATTGGAAAAACATATTTAATTATCGAAAACTTTTTCGAGTATTTAAAAGAAGAATTCAGAAAGTAGAAAACAGGACTAATGGAAAACGAATATCCAAATTTAACTCCGGATAATTTAGAGAAAGAATCTCCTTTTGATTACTCCAGCACATATTACGACAGCGGGAAAATCAAATGTGAGCGTTTTTTTACAGATGACCACCTCCTTCTTAAAGAGATTCACTACAGCCCTGCCGGACAGATCAGGGAGATAGTCAACTATAAGAAAGACGGGACGAAATATCTTCATCAGTATTTTCAAAATGAAATTGTAAAAAGCGGACTGGCACTTACTTATTATGAAAGCGGGGCCATACAGAGCCAGAAATACTATGTTGACGGAAAGGTGCACTGGGAGGAGAAGATATTCGGGCCCGAAGGGCAGCTTCTTGAGATAATTACATACATAAAGGGGGGTAAAACCGGGGTAAGCACAATATTCAACCAGCTGGGAGGTAAGATCAGTGAGATCACGTATAAAGATAATCAGCCCGAAGGGATATCCAGGTTTTATTATGACAACGGGCAGCTGAAGGCTGAAATAAGCTACATTAAGGGGAAGAAAAACGGCGTCTCAAAAATATACTACCAGAACGGAATAATGAAAGTAGCCGAAAGCATGAGGGACGACGTACGCGACGGCCTTACAAAAACTTTTTATGAAAACGGGGGTTCAAAGGAAGAGTGGTATTTTCTGGACGGAGAACTCAACGGAAACTGCAAGTTTTTCTACAGAACGGGGCAGCTCTTCGGGACCAAGAATTACGAGAACGGCAAAGAAGAAGGACTCTCGCAGTTTTTTTATAAAAGCGGGAAATTAAAAGAAGAGATTATATACCATGAAGGGAATAAATGGGGTGTAAGTAAAGTATATGATGAGAACGGCAATATACAGGTTGAATATATATACAAGGATAACGAGATAATTGAAGAAAAGAGGAGCGCGCCTGTTTATCAGGAGCCGGCCGGCACATCATCAAAAAGTGAAAACGTCAGGAGAAATATCAATTATTTCCTTATATTTTCAGCTGTGCTGATAATGCTTTATCTGCTCTACGCATTTATTCTTTATGTAGTGTAATAGGAACAACAGCTTCAGACGACAAATCCCGGGGACTGCTATCAGGATTTGTTAAATTTTGTTCCTTTCAGCAGAAGATTGGCACAGAAGACACTCACTCCGTAATTTTTCACA from the Ignavibacteria bacterium genome contains:
- the hpnC gene encoding squalene synthase HpnC, whose protein sequence is MDNKELQKEYKTSLEAASSHYENFPVVSLFVPRRLRKHVAVIYKYARMADDLADEGDVLPAKRISALNEMESNLKFALEDKGNNPFYRALSSTINEMQLTPSYFFDLLKAFRQDVEVKRYNTFDGLLDYCRYSANPVGRIILELFGERDPGLALLSDKICTALQLTNFYQDVCIDYAKGRIYIPLEEMKSFGVNENDFELKKINTNFKQLIKLQVHRARELFLLGRPLLEHLPRPLNYEIKWTILGGEKILSRIEANGCDVLSHRPHIGKLEYFNLLIKSIF
- a CDS encoding toxin-antitoxin system YwqK family antitoxin, translated to MVYDGIFTTYYENGNIREETSYKNGLPDGESRIYYTDGRLMELSYFKAGKKEGPSRTYFESGILKSDIQYQDDLISGDAKYYYEDGELKAEVSYCGGRKNGPTKIFYKSGPLRENQTLVDDKIEGKKTTYYKSGMLKGEWSYKNGVPDGPSRFYYENGQLLGEKNYSAGKDHGSTQIFFKDGKLKEKINFVTGKKHGENLLFDESGKLKARILYENGEKKEVVVPEGEKQAGFNYESSAYEKAGLKARKIAGGLLKIAAVFAVIFAVYIIFLAIAG
- a CDS encoding toxin-antitoxin system YwqK family antitoxin, whose translation is MENEYPNLTPDNLEKESPFDYSSTYYDSGKIKCERFFTDDHLLLKEIHYSPAGQIREIVNYKKDGTKYLHQYFQNEIVKSGLALTYYESGAIQSQKYYVDGKVHWEEKIFGPEGQLLEIITYIKGGKTGVSTIFNQLGGKISEITYKDNQPEGISRFYYDNGQLKAEISYIKGKKNGVSKIYYQNGIMKVAESMRDDVRDGLTKTFYENGGSKEEWYFLDGELNGNCKFFYRTGQLFGTKNYENGKEEGLSQFFYKSGKLKEEIIYHEGNKWGVSKVYDENGNIQVEYIYKDNEIIEEKRSAPVYQEPAGTSSKSENVRRNINYFLIFSAVLIMLYLLYAFILYVV